From a single Maniola hyperantus chromosome 3, iAphHyp1.2, whole genome shotgun sequence genomic region:
- the LOC117996475 gene encoding intermembrane lipid transfer protein Vps13D-like, giving the protein MLEGLVAWVLNNYLGKYVENLNTDQLSVALLSGKVELENLPLKKDALRHLGLPIEVKAGFIGKVQLQVPVRQIRSAPWLIAIEKLYLVAAPVNLDEWDSGVEASIAHERKVALLDALEAQWRAEHEASDAGYYAASYSSWLNYGTGLLANIVENLQLKLNDVHIRYEDALTCPGRAFACGFAVESLAAESCDANWLRGFTPLEEPCSFKLLELNNLAIYWDPMPVPAGMMAACTLAELAERMRATWAGAHRFILAPSTASARVRRERCEQPLRDRARPRLACHLTLDAVSLRLTDSQYSEMVGCSRGLERVARLREIRALRPVKALRGHAREWWRYAVKAHLPHHTWMDPTPSWEQCVEAAQQTRQYVDVCLQTLCQPAATLPPERKAAKDDFEWRQPLHVLKPLREVAMRKVPISTPVSTPEQASSGRSVLVRWFPQWWGWYAEPPPSAPQPATATAPVAASSSTSRLEDEILDVIADSLDDNTLLRRDAVFGLFEFTLQRGSLDLCTETDTDIDHFGAINGDGTPVEGEGLELQFSVVCVRLESRPRASAHALHVSLGAVCLRDRVTPKTLFPVLVAPQGLIREGLSAMNAAASAAAWWRSQHPPHPAPVPTDESLFQLSYEKRPAGLNCDYKLRVKSSSLEVVWCPLAAEWARRWAAAGAGAIAHVRHHTRATLHHHWERLLRHPTARRPNERRSWQIEMDISAPQILFVEDVCDRDASVLLVDFGRLRLANATLPDEELTVKHQSTEEDEEMFMTPCSTPPGSLLSPSSPLQSRRELDAARLHTSLYDRYKIELSDLQILVGRARDNWKYAHTKATSALHLLDRFSISLQAERRVVHTTDPMYPRAALCGSLPALVVHLSEHKLAAVRAVAARASLPAPQPDPSPNQEGQEEEEEEESNENTETEFSDFSVNQNATLLMLQFAIDQMSLEVQSRGRSIAEVQVCGARAALCVRAADTSLSLSVHSLLLVDALQTYGPDFELLVASHKHVGMDTASGSIRGSEPTSPTSPASPDSRAGLPPPTPLALHHALYSLHHAANLTAPSNVEQDRTSPAPSWMTGASWNAFGNSGSNWGTSGPWGADNVPWGVEGDIWTNVSGRGAPGLVDSEALIAVELCLVKGDGDSEDLRIANILFNNLDVIANQETIVELIGFAHRVAGGGLRRAPPAPAPVPAAPLGASLLSMPAADDDVKRVRTEITFDFHRLGILLLRASVRGGTVVANKIATATVGDARIQATLDGERIEVGGSLGGVQVVSVSERAGIHSRVLAAGRAPSAPAQHPAAHEASADDKALLFTISRTVRPRAANDHSPAESPTYDTSEAGDVVEVHASVRVASVWYTHSGPLLRELQSCVAEFQQYLANLARSIRAAAADMAIGLVHPRGESLYSNPKLSQSSEGVSPRRRTTSAGCSLDEPDRDTRQIILSVSVELESPVVVLPRAARSTQVFVAHLGRMSLANRPGAPHRTVYRVRVRDISLVSLDVGDKLRTQQLSAATDNMADVYDAARGLPVLHDTALQLAVSFDELDDGPQCTIDGKVVGGLHVTASREQYEQLLETLHWLGDSAPADVTDGPSPAASAPAPPEAASVVEPAVPVLRLDPALRAALLAVPPPAPRAPPPHAHTPLTVTFELANFTVELRADLGAGERSLVALTFREFCLRRDHLHPHESTLQVQSIS; this is encoded by the exons ATGTTGGAAGGTCTGGTGGCATGGGTTCTGAACAACTACTTGGGAAAATACGTGGAGAACTTGAACACGGATCAGCTGAGCGTCGCGCTCTTGTCGG GCAAAGTAGAGTTAGAAAACCTCCCGCTGAAGAAAGATGCACTGCGTCACCTGGGGCTTCCGATTGAGGTGAAGGCAGGGTTCATCGGCAAGGTGCAGCTGCAGGTGCCCGTGCGCCAGATACGCTCCGCACCCTGGCTCATAGCCATTGAGAAGCTGTATCTAGTGGCTGCTCCTGTCAATCTAGATGAG TGGGACAGTGGCGTGGAGGCGTCCATCGCGCACGAGCGCAAGGTGGCGCTGCTGGACGCGCTGGAGGCGCAGTGGCGCGCCGAGCACGAGGCCAGCGACGCGGGCTACTATGCCGCCTCCTACTCCTCCTGGCTCAACTACGGCACCGGCCTGCTCGCCAACATCGTGGAGAACCTACAG TTAAAACTAAACGATGTACACATCCGCTACGAAGACGCGCTAACATGTCCGGGGCGCGCGTTCGCCTGCGGGTTCGCCGTGGAGTCCCTGGCGGCGGAGTCGTGCGACGCCAACTGGCTGCGCGGGTTCACGCCGCTGGAGGAGCCCTGCTCCTTCAAGCTGCTGGAGCTGAACAACCTGGCGATATACTGGGACCCCATGCCGGTGCCCGCGGGCATGATGGCCGCCTGTACCCTCGCCGAACTGGCG GAGCGTATGCGGGCGACGTGGGCGGGCGCGCACCGCTTCATCCTGGCGCCGTCGACCGCGAGCGCGCGCGTGCGGCGCGAGCGCTGCGAGCAGCCGCTGCGCGACCGCGCGCGGCCTCGCCTCGCGTGCCATCTCACTCTCGACGCAGTCTCGCTGAGGCTCACCGAT AGTCAATACAGCGAGATGGTGGGCTGTTCGCGCGGGCTGGAGCGCGTGGCGCGGCTGCGCGAGATCCGCGCGCTGCGGCCCGTCAAGGCGCTGCGCGGACACGCGCGCGAGTGGTGGCGGTACGCGGTCAAAGCGCATTTGCCGCACCACACAT GGATGGACCCGACGCCCAGCTGGGAGCAGTGCGTGGAGGCGGCGCAGCAGACGCGGCAGTACGTGGACGTGTGCCTGCAGACGCTGTGCCAGCCGGCCGCCACGCTGCCGCCCGAGCGGAAGGCCGCCAAGGACGACTTCGAGTGGAGACAACCGCTGCATGTGCTCAAGCCCTTGCGAGAG GTGGCAATGCGCAAAGTACCTATTTCGACACCGGTGTCAACGCCAGAACAGGCTAGCTCGGGACGAAGCGTACTGGTACGCTGGTTTCCCCAATGGTGGGGGTGGTACGCGGAGCCGCCGCCGAGCGCGCCACAGCCCGCCACCGCCACCGCGCCGGTCGCCGCAAGTAGCAGCACCTCGCGGCTGGAAGACGAGATATTAGACGTGATAGCGGACTCGCTGGATGATAACACGTTGCTGAGACGCGACGCAGTGTTCGGCCTGTTCGAGTTCACGCTGCAGAGGGGGTCGCTGGATTTGTGTACGGAGACCGACACGGACATAGATCATTTTGG CGCCATCAACGGGGACGGAACGCCCGTCGAAGGCGAAGGCCTAGAGCTGCAGTTCTCAGTAGTGTGTGTGCGACTGGAGTCCCGGCCCCGGGCGAGCGCGCACGCGCTGCACGTGTCCCTGGGCGCCGTGTGCTTGAGGGACCGCGTCACCCCCAAGACCCTATTTCCGGTGCTGGTGGCGCCCCAGGGGCTCATCCGCGAGGGTCTGAGCGCGATGAATGCGGCCGCCAGCGCCGCCGCGTGGTGGCGCAGCCAGCACCCCCCGCACCCCGCCCCCGTGCCCACGGACGAGTCGCTGTTCCAACTGTCCTACGAGAAGCGACCCGCCGGCCTCAATTGCGATTACAA GTTGCGCGTCAAGTCGAGCTCGCTGGAGGTGGTGTGGTGCCCGCTGGCGGCGGAGTGGGCGCGGCGCtgggcggcggcgggcgcgggcgccaTCGCGCACGTGCGCCACCACACGCGCGCCACGCTGCACCACCACTGGGAGCGCCTGCTGCGCCACCCGACCGCCAGGCGACCC AACGAGCGTCGGTCGTGGCAGATAGAAATGGACATATCAGCGCCGCAGATCCTGTTTGTGGAGGACGTCTGCGACCGCGACGCGTCCGTGCTGCTCGTGGACTTCGGCCGTCTGCGGCTGGCCAACGCGACCCTGCCCGACGAGGAACTCACTGTTAAACACCAGTCCACTGAAGAAGATGAAG AGATGTTTATGACGCCGTGCTCCACGCCGCCGGGCAGCCTGCTGTCGCCGTCGTCGCCGCTGCAGTCGCGGCGCGAGCTGGACGCCGCGCGCCTGCACACCAGCCTCTACGACAG GTACAAGATCGAGCTGAGCGACTTGCAGATCCTGGTGGGGCGCGCGCGCGACAACTGGAAGTACGCGCACACCAAGGCCACGTCCGCGCTGCACTTGCTCGACCGCTTCAGCATATCGCTGCAG GCGGAACGTCGCGTGGTGCACACTACGGACCCGATGTACCCGCGCGCGGCGCTGTGCGGCTCGCTGCCCGCACTCGTGGTGCACCTCAGCGAGCACAAGCTGGCCGCCGTGCGCGCGGTGGCGGCGCGCGCCAGCCTGCCCGCGCCGCAACCTGACCC ATCCCCAAATCAAGAAGGGCAGGAAGAAGAGGAGGAAGAGGAAAGCAACGAAAACACCGAGACGGAGTTCTCGGACTTCTCCGTCAATCAGAACGCGACGCTGCTCATGCTCCAGTTCGCCATCGACCAGATGTCACTTGAG GTGCAGTCCCGCGGACGCAGCATCGCCGAGGTGCAAGTGTGCGGCGCGCGCGCGGCGCTGTGCGTGCGCGCGGCCGACACCTCGCTGTCGCTGTCCGTCCACTCCTTGTTACTGGTGGACGCGCTGCAGACGTATGGCCCCGACTTCGAGCTGCTCGTCGCCAGCCACAAGCATGTTGG GATGGACACAGCGTCGGGCAGCATACGCGGCTCGGAGCCGACGTCGCCCACGTCGCCCGCGTCGCCCGACTCGCGCGCTGGTCTTCCGCCACCGACCCCGCTGGCGCTGCACCACGCGCTCTACAGCCTGCACCACGCCGCCAACCTCACTGCGCCCT CCAACGTTGAACAAGACCGGACGAGTCCTGCACCGAGCTGGATGACTGGGGCCAGTTGGAATGCTTTCGGCAATTCGGGGTCAAACTGGGGCACAAGCGGACCATGGGGGGCCGATAACGTCCCGTGGGGGGTCGAAGGGGACATTTGGACGAACGTCAGTGGCCGAGGGGCTCCGGGACTTGTGGACTCTGAAGCTTTAATTGCTGTCGAACTCTGCCTCGTCAAGGGCGATGGTGATTCGGAAGATTTACGGATAGCCAATATATTGTTCAACAATTTGGATGTGATAG CCAACCAGGAGACTATAGTGGAGCTGATCGGGTTCGCGCACCGCGTAGCAGGCGGAGGTCTGCGGCGCGCACCCCCTGCGCCCGCCCCCGTGCCGGCTGCGCCCCTTGGCGCCAGCCTGCTGTCCATGCCGGCTGCGGACGATGATGTCAAG CGCGTCCGCACCGAGATCACATTCGACTTCCACCGGCTCGGTATTCTCTTGCTGCGCGCGAGCGTGCGTGGAGGCACCGTTGTTGCCAACAAGATCGCCACCGCCACCGTCGGCGACGCTCGAATACAAGCCACACTCG ATGGAGAGCGCATAGAAGTGGGCGGCTCACTGGGCGGCGTGCAAGTGGTGTCGGTATCGGAGCGCGCGGGCATACACTCGCGCGTGCTGGCGGCGGGGCGCGCGCCTTCGGCGCCGGCGCAGCACCCCGCCGCGCACGAGGCCTCCGCTGACGACAAGGCGCTGTTGTTCACTATCTCCCGCACCGTGCGACCGCGCGCCGCCAACGATCACTCGC CAGCGGAAAGCCCAACGTACGACACGTCAGAAGCGGGGGACGTGGTGGAGGTGCACGCGTCGGTGCGCGTGGCCAGCGTGTGGTACACGCACTCGGGCCCCTTGCTGCGCGAGCTGCAGTCCTGCGTGGCGGAGTTCCAGCAGTACCTCGCCAACCTGGCGCGCTCCATCCGCGCCGCTGCGGCCGACATGGCCATCGGACTCGTACATCCCAG AGGTGAGAGTCTGTACTCAAACCCGAAGCTGTCCCAGTCTTCGGAAGGCGTGTCTCCGCGGCGCCGCACCACCAGCGCTGGTTGCTCTCTCGACGAACCGGACCGGGATACGCGCCAAATTATTCTCAG cgtgagcGTGGAGCTGGAGTCGCCCGTGGTGGTGCtgccgcgcgcggcgcgcagcACGCAGGTGTTCGTGGCGCACCTCGGCCGCATGAGCCTGGCCAACCGGCCGGGCGCGCCGCACCGCACCGTCTACCGCGTCCGCGTGCGGGACATCTCGCTCGTGTCC CTGGATGTGGGCGACAAGCTGCGCACACAGCAGCTGTCGGCCGCGACGGACAACATGGCGGACGTGTACGACGCGGCGCGGGGCCTGCCCGTGCTGCACGACACGGCGCTGCAGCTCGCCGTCTCCTTCGACGAGCTCGATGACGGACCACAG TGCACCATTGACGGCAAAGTGGTGGGCGGCTTGCACGTGACCGCCAGTCGCGAGCAGTACGAGCAGCTGCTGGAGACGCTGCACTGGCTCGGGGACTCCGCCCCCGCCGACGTCACCGACGGGCCCTCGCCCGCCGcctccgcgcccgcgccgcccgag GCGGCGTCGGTGGTGGAGCCCGCGGTGCCGGTGCTGCGGCTGGACCCCGCGCTGCGCGCCGCTCTGCTGGCCgtgccgccgcccgcgccgcgcgcgccgccgccgcacgCACACACGCCGCTCACTG TGACGTTCGAGCTGGCCAACTTCACGGTGGAACTGCGCGCAGACCTcggcgcgggcgagcgcagcCTGGTCGCGCTCACCTTCCGCGAGTTCTGTCTGAGGCGAGACCACTTGCATCCGCACGAGTCCACGTTGCAGGTACAGTCCATTAGCTAG
- the LOC117996111 gene encoding uncharacterized protein, whose amino-acid sequence MKSVQIMRRFCKISTPSVNVCCHKNPNRLHVRYSASVGCASYRKFAPFLTIVRNLGLGPTSKDFEEPAQISGPLTKVHATELVLRLNDEERKMLFYALEEFASNKIKEEFEDKLAGQRWRSKLGRPSKVPTLGDVDPTGSYCPVPEDWLKKKYAASVPKPSTKELIHLSLANSVPFIGFGFLDNFIMIIAGDRIESSLSAYITLSTMAAAALGNTFSDVIGIGSSYYVERAAAMVGLGAPALSPVQLDMPISRRFSNMGRVLGITLGCFLGMTPLLFKDDEKKPDAKQTTKT is encoded by the exons atgaaaTCAGTGCAAATTATGAGAAGGTTTTGTAAGATTTCTACGCCAAGTGTAAATGTTTGCTGCCATAAAAACCCGAATAGGTTACATGTTCGATACAGTGCCTCAGTGGGATGTGCAAGCTACAGGAAATTCGCTCCTTTTCTCACAATTGTCCGAAATTTAGGCCTGGGACCAACCTCGAAAGACTTCGAGGAGCCAGCCCAGATCTCAGGGCCTCTGACGAAAGTGCACGCGACAGAGCTAGTTCTACGATTAAACGATGAAGaaagaaaaatgttattttatgcATTGGAAGAATTTGCGtcaaataaaatcaaagagGAATTTGAAG ATAAATTGGCGGGTCAGAGGTGGAGGTCCAAGCTGGGCCGACCTAGCAAAGTGCCCACCTTGGGTGATGTTGATCCCACAGGCTCCTATTGCCCAGTCCCAGAGGACTGGTTAAAGAAAAAGTATG CTGCTAGTGTTCCTAAGCCAAGTACTAAAGAGTTAATCCACT TGTCACTAGCAAACTCTGTACCCTTCATTGGCTTTGGTTTCTTGGACAATTTCATCATGATTATTGCT GGTGACAGAATAGAGAGCAGCTTGAGCGCATACATCACTCTGTCGACAATGGCGGCCGCGGCGCTGGGCAACACGTTCAGTGACGTCATCGGCATCGGCTCCTCGTACTACGTGGAGCGCGCCGCGGCCATGGTGGGGCTGGGCGCGCCCGCGTTGTCGCCCGTGCAGCTCGACATGCCCATCAGTCGACGATTCTCCAACATG GGCCGAGTCCTGGGCATCACCCTGGGCTGTTTCCTGGGCATGACGCCGCTGCTGTTTAAGGACGACGAGAAGAAACCTGACGCCAAACAAACTACTAAAACTTGA